One Flavobacterium sp. 90 DNA segment encodes these proteins:
- a CDS encoding TonB-dependent receptor, giving the protein MKYLSLRTSKFLLIISFLFSVISSFAQQNSGKIKGQITTSDGKSASGATIIIISSKYRTTAKSDGSFTFNKVIANTYTLQASLPGYETIEKNIYVTNNETETVNLQLKFTGKLDEASDNNGDQLDEIIVSASRKVETLSKTPSSVTVINAKDIEDLSIVSPNIANVVAYAVPGLGSATNNTGNYGQTLRGRNPLVLIDGIPQSTPLKSAGREIRSIDPSVIERIEVIKGATAIYGNGADGGLINYITKSGKTQKKFAGYSEAGTNGNIKGDSTLGYRFNQQFYGRLNKFNYMVSGTYDKTGVFRDGEGQVISPEYGLGETKTYNIFTKLGYDLTDKQRIEVMYNYFSSNQDSDFILKNGVYGVSPAIGILGNRPGVDEGTRYNHNANLQYVNKQLFGNTSFTANLYFQDFLTIFSNSTFFYGSGQSQTASAKKGVRVYLNTPFTISSNFTGDVTYGLDLLNDKTNQKLVDGRVWVPNINMVNLAPYAQLSTQIFGDFNVKAGLRAENIKINIDDYNTLATGANGAGSIAVKGGDLTYDAFVFNTGVRYSKFRFFNPFVSFSQSFSVFDLGRVLTNAKEDAISKLQTKPIIVNNYEGGFSSQLGKFNLSAAYYFSTSKLGTNLVQVDGYLVAERLPERVWGYEVQADYQILKQLTVGGNYAYVQGRGDKDSDGHFYGPTDIYLKSNRIPPVKVTGYAKYGDERLNVELYWMLVGDRDLFQPNAKGAYAIGEGPIHSFNLWNLATAYKVTDSIRVKLGIENIFNTDYYTTTAQFYGTNANYTRGNGTRFNLALGYSF; this is encoded by the coding sequence ATAAAGTTATTGCAAATACTTATACTCTACAGGCTTCTTTGCCAGGTTATGAAACGATTGAAAAGAATATTTATGTAACCAATAATGAAACCGAAACTGTAAATCTTCAATTGAAGTTTACGGGAAAACTTGACGAAGCTTCAGACAATAATGGCGATCAACTGGATGAAATCATCGTTTCGGCAAGCAGAAAAGTAGAAACATTATCAAAAACACCTTCTTCTGTAACGGTAATTAATGCCAAGGATATCGAAGATTTATCGATTGTTAGTCCTAATATTGCAAATGTTGTGGCGTATGCAGTTCCGGGTTTAGGATCGGCAACGAATAATACAGGTAACTACGGACAAACACTTCGCGGAAGAAATCCGTTGGTTCTTATTGATGGAATTCCGCAATCTACGCCATTAAAATCAGCAGGAAGAGAAATACGTTCTATCGATCCTTCGGTAATCGAACGCATTGAAGTAATCAAAGGTGCAACTGCAATTTACGGAAATGGTGCCGATGGAGGTTTGATCAATTATATTACAAAATCGGGTAAAACTCAAAAGAAATTTGCCGGATATAGTGAAGCAGGAACGAACGGAAACATTAAAGGAGACAGTACTTTAGGATATAGATTTAACCAACAGTTTTACGGTCGACTTAATAAATTCAATTATATGGTTTCCGGGACTTACGATAAAACAGGCGTTTTTCGTGATGGCGAAGGACAGGTTATTTCTCCGGAATACGGATTAGGGGAAACCAAAACCTATAATATCTTTACGAAACTTGGATATGATTTAACAGACAAACAGCGAATTGAGGTGATGTACAATTATTTCAGTTCGAATCAGGATTCTGATTTTATCCTTAAAAATGGTGTTTATGGCGTAAGTCCGGCGATTGGTATTTTGGGCAACAGACCGGGAGTTGATGAAGGAACGCGTTACAATCACAATGCAAATCTTCAATATGTAAACAAACAGCTTTTCGGGAATACTTCGTTTACGGCAAATCTTTATTTTCAGGACTTTTTAACGATATTTTCTAATTCGACATTCTTCTACGGAAGTGGACAATCTCAAACTGCTTCTGCCAAAAAAGGTGTTAGAGTTTATCTGAATACGCCATTTACAATTTCTTCAAATTTCACAGGAGATGTAACGTATGGTCTTGATTTATTGAATGATAAAACAAATCAAAAACTTGTTGACGGGCGAGTTTGGGTTCCAAATATAAACATGGTCAATCTTGCTCCATATGCGCAATTATCGACACAGATTTTTGGTGATTTTAATGTAAAAGCTGGTTTACGTGCAGAAAATATCAAGATTAATATCGACGATTACAACACGCTTGCAACAGGAGCAAATGGCGCGGGAAGTATTGCTGTTAAAGGCGGTGATCTTACTTATGATGCTTTTGTATTTAATACCGGGGTGAGATATTCGAAGTTTAGATTCTTCAATCCTTTTGTGAGTTTTTCTCAATCTTTTTCTGTATTCGATCTTGGCCGAGTGCTTACAAATGCCAAAGAAGATGCAATCTCAAAACTACAGACAAAACCTATTATCGTAAACAATTACGAAGGAGGTTTTAGTAGTCAGCTTGGGAAATTTAATTTAAGTGCCGCTTATTATTTCAGTACTTCAAAACTAGGAACAAATCTGGTTCAGGTTGATGGTTATTTAGTTGCAGAACGTTTACCGGAAAGAGTTTGGGGTTACGAAGTTCAGGCAGATTATCAAATTCTGAAGCAATTGACAGTAGGAGGAAACTACGCTTATGTGCAAGGAAGAGGCGATAAAGATTCTGATGGACATTTTTACGGACCTACAGATATTTACCTAAAATCAAACAGAATTCCTCCTGTAAAAGTAACGGGTTATGCAAAATATGGTGATGAAAGATTAAACGTAGAATTGTATTGGATGTTGGTTGGTGATCGTGATCTTTTTCAGCCAAATGCTAAAGGTGCTTATGCAATTGGCGAAGGTCCAATTCATTCTTTCAATTTATGGAATTTGGCTACAGCCTACAAAGTTACAGACAGTATCAGAGTAAAACTTGGAATTGAAAACATATTCAACACCGATTATTATACTACAACGGCTCAGTTTTATGGTACAAATGCCAACTATACAAGAGGAAATGGTACAAGATTTAATCTGGCTCTTGGTTATAGTTTCTAG